Proteins from a genomic interval of Arachis hypogaea cultivar Tifrunner chromosome 10, arahy.Tifrunner.gnm2.J5K5, whole genome shotgun sequence:
- the LOC112715841 gene encoding protein SLOW GREEN 1, chloroplastic — protein sequence MASSTSFSGFTICSNSQSEFLSSKSSSYAFSNSLPRISFQLPTHFPALVSSAPRVLSSFVKQNIASLLIGSFIFVGSFSNRAAMAALTPPPAAVHTEEKTETEEEMCQKILENDPKNVEALKVVLYGKIRRGKAKEAVKLVESLIKVEPNEVEWRLLLALCYETMGHFTTSKRLFKEILRQRPLFLRALHGLAMVMHKNHEGRAVFEMLDKARELASRQERVTEERNIRILIAQMFVVQGDLEEGLKRFQDLVNENPRDFRPYLCQGIIYSLLDKKEEAAQQFETYQSLVPEEFPQRGFLDDVALSARATSREQFMKEYSYRK from the exons ATGGCTTCTTCAACTTCATTCTCTGGTTTCACCATCTGTTCGAATTCCCAGTCAGAATTTCTCAGTTCCAAATCTTCAAGCTATGCCTTCTCCAATTCCCTTCCTAGGATTTCATTTCAACTCCCCACACATTTTCCAGCACTTGTTTCTTCCGCACCAAGGGTCTTATCAAGTTTTGTGAAACAAAACATAGCTTCTCTCCTCATCGGCTCCTTCATCTTCGTCGGCTCCTTCTCCAACAGAGCCGCCATGGCAGCACTCACACCTCCGCCTGCTGCTGTACACACCGAGGAGAAGACGGAGACGGAGGAGGAGATGTGCCAGAAGATTCTGGAGAATGACCCGAAGAACGTTGAGGCTCTGAAGGTGGTTCTGTACGGCAAGATTAGGAGAGGGAAGGCCAAAGAGGCGGTTAAGTTGGTAGAGAGTTTGATTAAGGTGGAGCCAAACGAAGTTGAATGGAGGCTTTTGTTGGCCCTCTGTTACGAAACCATGGGCCACTTCACTACTTCAAAGAGACTCTTCAAGGAAATCTTGCGCCAAAGGCCTCTTTTTCTCAGAGCTCTCCAC GGTTTGGCTATGGTGATGCACAAGAACCATGAAGGGCGTGCTGTGTTTGAAATGCTGGATAAGGCTAGGGAGCTAGCTTCGCGTCAAGAGAGAGTTACAGAGGAGAGGAATATACGAATCTTAATTGCACAAATGTTTGTTGTGCAG GGTGATTTGGAGGAGGGTTTAAAAAGGTTTCAAGATTTGGTTAATGAAAATCCTCGAGATTTCAGGCCTTATCTTTGCCAG GGAATTATATACAGTCTGCTCGATAAAAAGGAGGAAGCTGCACAGCAGTTTGAAACATATCAATCTCTTGTGCCTGAAGAGTTTCCACAGAGGGGATTCCTTGATGATGTTGCCTTATCAGCAAGAGCAACTTCCAGAGAACAGTTTATGAAGGAATATTCATATCGGAAATAG
- the LOC140175684 gene encoding uncharacterized protein, producing the protein MVSIPPELLITNFDDPIHAIVEAIYSDYLNDPTEFRNSHGRAILAPTINVVEQVNDYMLALNENEKKVYLSSDSPSFKEGAADSLASMHTPEFLATIKSPGLPNHELIFRQGCPVMLIRNIDHSAGLCNGTRLVITRLGNKVIEAEVLSGSNIGEKVFIPRMTLTPSDTKLPFKFQRRQFPLMLSYAMTINKSQGQSLDYVGLLLKQPVFTHGQLYVAVSRVTNKYGLKIVISYDNSNNYTETNNVVYHEIFRNI; encoded by the coding sequence ATGGTCTCTATACCACCTGAACTCTTAATTACAAATTTTGATGACCCAATTCATGCAATCGTTGAAGCTATATATAGTGACTACCTAAACGATCCCACAGAGTTCAGGAATTCGCATGGCCGTGCTATTTTGGCTCCAACAATCAACGTTGTTGAACAGGTTAATGATTATATGCTAGCtttaaatgaaaatgaaaaaaaagtttaTCTCAGCTCCGATTCGCCCTCCTTTAAAGAAGGAGCAGCAGATAGTCTAGCATCAATGCATACTCCAGAATTTTTGGCAACTATTAAATCTCCCGGACTTCCAAATCATGAGCTGATCTTTAGGCAAGGCTGTCCTGTCATGCTTATTAGAAATATTGATCATTCAGCAGGCCTTTGTAATGGTACTAGATTAGTTATCACAAGGCTTGGCAACAAAGTTATCGAAGCAGAAGTCTTATCAGGATCTAACATTGGTGAAAAGGTTTTCATACCTAGGATGACATTAACTCCTTCGGATACAAAACTGCCATTTAAGTTTCAACGAAGGCAATTTCCTTTGATGCTCTCATATGCCATGACTATAAATAAAAGTCAAGGACAATCATTGGATTATGTTGGATTACTCCTTAAACAGCCAGTATTCACACATGGCCAACTATATGTTGCAGTCTCAAGAGTTACTAACAAATATGGACTGAAGATTGTTATTTCTTATGACAATTCAAATAATTACACTGAAACCAACAATGTCGTTTATCATGAAATTTTCAGAAATATTTAA
- the LOC140175685 gene encoding uncharacterized protein yields MPFPNMDNIHSMRRGSLQNKLILDELRYDRVMLAEQHKQFLSQMTIEQKYVYDQILQAVNSDCGKVFFLYGYGGTGKTFVWNTISAALRSKGQIVLTVASSGIASLLLPGGRTAHSRFAIPLTPDEYSTYRTMRDLLQHTNHSSLRLPFGGKTVVFGGDFRQILPVITKGSRQDIVNASINSSYLWHECKLLTLTQNMRLRASIEDESVKERKEFA; encoded by the exons ATGCCATTTCCCAACATGGATAACATCCACAGCATGAGACGTGGCTCTTTGCAAAACAAATTAATATTAGATGAACTCCGCTATGATCGAGTTATGTTGGCTGAGCAACACAAGCAATTTTTATCACAAATGACAATAGAACAAAAATATGTATATGACCAAATCCTTCAAGCTGTCAATTCAGATTGTGGTAAAGTTTTCTTCTTATATGGGTACGGAGGTACAGGAAAGACTTTCGTTTGGAATACTATCTCAGCTGCTCTTAGATCAAAGGGTCAAATTGTCTTAACAGTTGCTTCAAGTGGAATAGCTTCACTCTTGCTACCTGGAGGAAGAACAGCTCATTCCAGGTTTGCAATCCCCCTAACTCCTGATGAATATTCCACCT ATCGAACTATGAGAGACTTGCTTCAGCACACAAATCATTCAAGTTTACGGTTGCCATTTGGGGGAAAAACAGTCGTCTTTGGTGGTGATTTTAGGCAAATCCTCCCAGTGATAACAAAGGGATCTAGACAAGATATTGTTAATGCATCGATTAATTCCTCTTATCTATGGCATGAATGCAAGTTATTAACTTTAACTCAGAATATGAGATTAAGGGCTTCAATAGAAGATGAAAGCGTCAAAGAACGAAAAGAATTTGCATAG